A region of Panicum virgatum strain AP13 chromosome 8N, P.virgatum_v5, whole genome shotgun sequence DNA encodes the following proteins:
- the LOC120685839 gene encoding putative disease resistance protein RGA3 has protein sequence MASAVGGLIASKLAELVWDEATLLWRFKDDVDGLKRTMVKLQALMRHADRREGQDEGERREIMRVWMKDFKAAAYDIEDLLDEFDAIELIKQDQPKIKLFFSSYNPFLLRFTLAHKMKKVKEVLTNIEKEGCGTLDLVPQDTSMWADEVARNQAIISPTNGGIDIIRMVGRDTEKEKLIKLLKSEADEVVSIIPIVGLGGLGKTTLAQSIFFDNRTKTFDLRVWVYVSKKFDLQRIGEIIISIVSRSTSIEPSEWYITLKDGNLQSITEMLKSMLPTKKYLIVLDDMWEEGVDNLEKLKHMLQYGRKGSKIILTTRMQHVVDKLDIGALASQGIIRPVRKSDQINLSILSDDDCWNVMRQTPFWQDEDLCGLEAIGRQIAKKCAGLPLLARSLGFLLSQHKSTEAWEDIRDKKIILGMEENTLLQEPLEGLMLSYYYMPLKFKLCFTYCAVYAKGFTIASDNLIQQWRALGYIQSIIDGKHCVDYLLGMSFLQISKTSQNAPEDAEGPIKVTMHDLVYDLATIILGQQLIALNDPKELTQNSLEKNYCRHMQFINYQKQSIDRKKIPSKIRSLHFTECDRLQLQDKSFSKCKYLRVLDISECSIQGKSVPSNISLPSSIHQLMLLRYLDASGLPITSLPKSLHKLQNMQTLILSNCALETLPNNIGSLLNLCYLDLSGNSSLNKLPVSFGELSALWFLNLSACSKFYELPESIGNLISLRHLDMSGCNVLQKLPDKFGTLPNLLFLNLSSCSKLVKLPDSINIKSLEHLNLSSCHQLQGLPNNFGNLENLMFLNLSDCYNAHMLPESFCRLKHLKDLDLSDCHDLKELPKCFGNLSELHSLNLTSCSKLQSLPESFGGLSKLKRLDLSYCIRLENLPSSFRSLQLQVLYMWNIHELPEGISNMTSLIKFEVHSVKGWYIDFFGTPSILRLPYRVVEHSVHEVNEVGYGPHSSIVSIGKLACQHLRINHLEKVKHSEDAERAKLRDNADLQKLCLSWGHEDMTENKRDAEVLENLIPPRTLEGFALRGYMGTNFPKWMLEISSYLPYLTSIKLMNLACDAIPPLGMLPNLRLLLIILIPNIRKIGKEFYGEKGACKRLRVIQLYGLKNLEECWTTRSGEEGDDFLIPNLHMLDVWDCPKLKFLPYPPKSMYWDLTYGDEVLPPMHGFGRLSSSTLPFEAIIRSKSFTTDKWDRLQHLATLEELSVTGFHSSLASFPEATPCFPSLRRLHLMLPSLEILPEWLGQLITLEKIIIRGSPNLTSLPQSIRNLTALKRLEIGSCPRLVERCKGEDAHKISHIPEVELDGTRFVQGQPVRE, from the exons ATGGCAAGCGCCGTTGGCGGGCTGATCGCCAGCAAGCTTGCCGAGCTTGTCTGGGATGAGGCTACCCTGTTGTGGAGATTCAAGGACGACGTGGATGGCTTGAAGAGGACCATGGTGAAGCTGCAAGCTTTGATGCGCCATGCTGACCGGAGGGAGGGCCAGGATGAAGGAGAGAGACGAGAGATCATGCGGGTTTGGATGAAGGATTTCAAGGCTGCAGCCTACGACATTGAGGACTTGCTGGATGAGTTCGACGCTATTGAACTCATTAAGCAGGACCAACCCAAG ATTAAGCTATTCTTTTCATCCTACAATCCATTCCTGTTACGGTTTACATTAGCTCACAAGATGAAGAAGGTAAAGGAAGTTTTAACCAACATAGAGAAAGAGGGTTGTGGGACCCTTGATCTGGTGCCCCAAGATACATCAATGTGGGCTGATGAGGTGGCTAGAAATCAAGCTATTATTTCACCCACCAATGGGGGCATCGACATTATTAGAATGGTAGGAAGGGATACTGAAAAGGAAAAGTTAATCAAATTACTGAAAAGTGAAGCTGATGAGGTTGTCTCAATCATTCCTATTGTTGGACTTGGTGGCCTGGGGAAGACAACACTAGCCcaatcaattttttttgataatAGAACCAAAACCTTTGATCTACGGGTATGGGTCTATGTGTCTAAGAAGTTTGATCTACAAAGAATTGGGGAAATAATCATATCAATAGTGAGTAGGAGTACCAGTATTGAGCCAAGCGAATGGTACATCACCCTAAAAGATGGCAATTTGCAGTCCATTACTGAAATGTTGAAAAGTATGCTCCCTACCAAAAAGTATTTGATTGTTCTTGATGATATGTGGGAGGAAGGTGTGGATAATTTGGAAAAACTAAAGCATATGCTGCAATATGGTAGGAAGGGAAGCAAGATCATATTAACTACACGAATGCAGCATGTAGTGGATAAATTGGATATTGGTGCTCTAGCTAGTCAAGGAATAATCCGCCCTGTGCGCAAGAGTGACCAAATCAATTTAAGCATTTTATCAGATGATGACTGTTGGAATGTGATGCGACAAACACCATTCTGGCAAGATGAGGATCTATGTGGATTAGAAGCAATTGGTAGACAAATCGCCAAGAAGTGTGCAGGTCTACCACTACTAGCACGATCTCTTGGATTTTTGTTATCCCAACATAAGTCTACAGAGGCATGGGAAGATATAAGGGACAAGAAGATTATTTTGGGTATGGAAGAAAATACTTTGTTGCAAGAGCCTTTGGAGGGCCTCATGTTGAGCTATTACTACATGCCGTTAAAGTTCAAGTTGTGCTTCACATATTGTGCAGTTTACGCCAAGGGCTTTACTATCGCTAGTGACAACCTCATCCAGCAATGGAGAGCCCTTGGATATATTCAATCAATCATCGATGGCAAACACTGTGTCGACTATTTGTTGGGGATGTCTTTTCTTCAAATTTCCAAGACTTCTCAG AATGCTCCAGAGGATGCTGAAGGTCCCATCAAGGTGACGATGCATGATTTGGTTTATGATCTTGCAACGATAATACTTGGCCAACAGTTAATTGCTCTAAATGATCCCAAAGAATTGACTCAGAACAGCCTTGAGAAGAATTATTGCCGACATATGCAGTTTATCAATTATCAGAAGCAGTCTATTGATCGGAAAAAAATTCCAAGTAAAATTAGATCTCTCCACTTTACAGAGTGCGACAGATTGCAGCTTCAAGATAAGTCATTCTCTAAATGCAAGTATTTGCGTGTCTTGGACATAAGTGAATGTTCCATCCAAGGGAAATCTGTCCCCAGCAACATATCGTTGCCATCTTCCATTCATCAACTGATGCTGCTAAGGTACCTCGATGCCTCGGGCTTGCCAATTACATCACTTCCGAAATCCTTGCATAAACTTCAGAATATGCAGACACTAATTCTGTCTAACTGCGCACTTGAAACCTTGCCTAATAATATTGGTAGCCTTCTTAACCTTTGTTATTTGGACCTATCTGGCAATAGCAGCCTCAATAAGTTACCCGTGTCATTTGGGGAGCTCTCTGCACTCTGGTTCCTCAACCTATCAGCATGCTCTAAATTTTATGAGCTACCTGAGTCAATTGGCAATCTTATTTCTTTACGTCATCTAGACATGTCAGGCTGTAATGTGCTCCAAAAGCTCCCTGACAAGTTCGGTACCCTTCCTAACCTCTTGTTCCTAAACTTGTCCAGCTGTTCGAAACTAGTTAAACTGCCTGACAGTATTAACATCAAGTCTTTAGAGCATCTAAACCTATCAAGTTGCCACCAACTACAAGGCCTACCAAACAATTTTGGCAATCTTGAAAATCTCATGTTCTTAAACCTCTCTGACTGCTACAATGCACATATGTTACCAGAGTCCTTTTGCCGACTTAAGCATCTAAAAGACCTAGATCTTTCAGACTGTCATGATCTAAAAGAGCTCCCTAAATGCTTTGGTAATCTTTCTGAGCTTCATTCTCTGAATCTAACAAGCTGTTCTAAGCTGCAATCATTGCCCGAGTCATTTGGTGGTCTGTCAAAGTTGAAGCGCCTTGATTTGTCATATTGTATAAGGCTTGAAAATCTGCCATCGTCATTTCGTAGCTTGCAGCTTCAAGTACTGTACATGTGGAATATCCATGAGTTGCCAGAGGGTATTAGCAACATGACTAGTCTCATCAAGTTTGAAGTCCACTCAGTAAAGGGGTGGTATATAGATTTCTTTGGAACTCCTTCCATTTTGAGGCTGCCTTACAGGGTAGTAGAACATAGTGTACATGAAGTAAACGAGGTGGGTTATGGGCCACATAGCAGTATAGTGAGCATTGGGAAATTGGCTTGTCAACACCTACGGATTAATCACCTTGAGAAAGTCAAGCATTCGGAAGATGCGGAGAGAGCTAAACTGAGAGATAATGCTGACCTCCAGAAGCTATGCCTTtcctggggccatgaagatatGACAGAGAACAAGAGAGATGCAGAGGTGTTGGAGAACCTTATTCCTCCTCGGACTCTAGAAGGATTCGCACTAAGAGGTTACATGGGCACAAACTTCCCTAAATGGATgcttgagatctcctcctatctTCCGTATCTCACCAGTATCAAACTCATGAATTTAGCATGTGATGCTATTCCTCCACTTGGGATGCTGCCCAATCTCAGGCTATTGCTTATCATCCTAATTCCCAACATCAGGAAGATCGGAAAGGAATTCTATGGAGAGAAAGGAGCATGCAAAAGGTTGCGAGTTATTCAATTATATGGATTGAAGAACTTGGAGGAGTGCTGGACAACACGGTCaggtgaagaaggtgatgattTCTTAATCCCTAATTTGCACATGTTGGATGTATGGGACTGCCCAAAGTTGAAGTTCCTGCCGTATCCCCCCAAAAGTATGTATTGGGACTTGACCTATGGCGATGAGGTGCTACCACCAATGCATGGGTTTGGGAGGCTTTCATCTTCCACTCTTCCTTTTGAAGCCATAATCAGAAGCAAAAGTTTTACTACTGACAAGTGGGATCGACTTCAGCACCTTGCCACCCTCGAGGAATTGAGTGTCACTGGTTTCCACAGCTCATTAGCCTCCTTCCCAGAGGCCACTCCATGTTTCCCCTCTCTCAGAAGACTACATTTGATGCTACCCAGCCTGGAGATACTGCCGGAATGGCTGGGGCAGCTCATTACCCTTGAAAAAATAATCATCAGGGGCTCGCCCAACCTGACATCTTTGCCTCAAAGCATACGGAACCTTACCGCCTTGAAGAGACTGGAAATTGGGAGCTGTCCAAGACTGGTTGAGAGGTGCAAGGGGGAGGATGCCCACAAGATTTCTCACATCCCAGAAGTAGAGTTGGATGGCACAAGATTCGTGCAGGGACAACCTGTCAGAGAATAA